In Rhinolophus ferrumequinum isolate MPI-CBG mRhiFer1 chromosome 18, mRhiFer1_v1.p, whole genome shotgun sequence, a genomic segment contains:
- the ICAM1 gene encoding intercellular adhesion molecule 1 isoform X2, translating into MASSAARLPLPALFALLGALLPGTGGAQTSVDPPEDIIPRGGSMQVTCRASCDGNAVLGLETPLTKKEVANGINWKTYELSDIQEDSTPLCFSNCNGIQSTASVTLIVYSLPKRVELAPLPPWQPVGEDLTLRCEVEGGAPRTNLSVLLLRGEEELSRQLAEGETAEFTLLASRGDHGANFSCRTELDLRPKNRGLFQNSSVPRQLRTFVLPKTHPHLVSPRIMEVGTQQHVNCTLDGLFPASEAQVHLVLEDHRLETTVEYNKDSLLATAYIKANTEEEGTQQLTCTVTLGNQSQWTLENVTIYSFPAPILTLSPPNVSEGTVVSVECKACAGAVVTLQGAPAGPPGPSAQFLLNATSNDDGRIFLCSAALEVAGTVLRKNTTQELRVLYNSNQVVTIILVAAAVTLISVCTAAYLYNRQRKIREYKLQKAREANAMKLNTPP; encoded by the exons ATGGCTTCGAGCGCCGCCCGACTCCCGCTGCCCGCCCTCTTCGCCCTGCTCGGGGCTCTGCTCCCAG GGACTGGAGGTGCCCAAACATCAGTAGACCCCCCAGAAGACATCATACCTAGAGGAGGCTCCATGCAGGTGACCTGCAGAGCCTCCTGTGACGGAAATGCTGTCTTGGGTCTGGAGACTCCGTTGACTAAGAAGGAAGTGGCTAATGGGATCAACTGGAAGACCTATGAACTTAGTGACATACAAGAAGACAGCACTCCACTATGCTTCTCAAACTGCAACGGTATCCAGTCGACAGCTTCAGTGACCCTCATTGTGTACT cGTTACCAAAGCGTGTGGAGCTGGCACCCCTGCCCCCCTGGCAGCCCGTAGGTGAAGACCTCACCCTGCGCTGCGAGGTGGAAGGAGGGGCGCCCCGGACCAACCTCTCTGTGTTGCTGCTCCGCGGGGAGGAAGAGCTGAGTCGGCAGCTAGCAGAGGGGGAAACCGCTGAGTTCACGTTGCTGGCCAGCAGAGGCGACCACGGCGCCAACTTCTCTTGCCGCACGGAACTGGACCTTCGGCCCAAAAACCGGGGACTGTTCCAGAACAGTTCAGTCCCCAGGCAGCTCCGAACCTTCG TCCTGCCAAAGACCCACCCACACCTTGTGAGCCCCCGGATCATGGAAGTGGGTACACAGCAGCACGTGAACTGCACCCTGGATGGGCTGTTCCCTGCTTCAGAGGCCCAAGTCCACCTGGTGCTAGAGGACCATAGGCTGGAAACCACAGTTGAGTACAACAAGGACTCTCTCTTGGCTACGGCTTACATCAAAGCGAACACAGAGGAAGAGGGCACCCAGCAGCTGACGTGTACAGTGACTCTGGGAAACCAGAGCCAGTGGACATTGGAGAATGTGACCATCTACA GCTTCCCTGCTCCCATCCTGACCCTGAGCCCGCCTAATGTCTCCGAGGGGACTGTGGTGAGTGTGGAGTGCAAGGCCTGTGCTGGAGCTGTGGTGACGCTGCAAGGGGCCCCAGCTGGGCCTCCAGGCCCAAGTGCCCAATTTCTGCTGAACGCCACTTCCAACGACGACGGGCGCATCTTCTTGTGCTCTGCTGCCCTGGAGGTGGCTGGGACGGTGCTGCGCAAGAACACGACCCAGGAGCTCCGTGTTTTGT ACAACTCGAATCAAGTGGTCACCATCATTCTGGTGGCAGCTGCTGTCACTTTGATCTCCGTGTGCACAGCCGCTTACCTTTATAACCGCCAGCGGAAGATCCGGGAATACAAGTTACAGAAGGCCCGGGAGGCAAATGCCATGAAGCTGAACACGCCACCCTGA
- the ICAM1 gene encoding intercellular adhesion molecule 1 isoform X1, with product MASSAARLPLPALFALLGALLPGTGGAQTSVDPPEDIIPRGGSMQVTCRASCDGNAVLGLETPLTKKEVANGINWKTYELSDIQEDSTPLCFSNCNGIQSTASVTLIVYSLPKRVELAPLPPWQPVGEDLTLRCEVEGGAPRTNLSVLLLRGEEELSRQLAEGETAEFTLLASRGDHGANFSCRTELDLRPKNRGLFQNSSVPRQLRTFVLPKTHPHLVSPRIMEVGTQQHVNCTLDGLFPASEAQVHLVLEDHRLETTVEYNKDSLLATAYIKANTEEEGTQQLTCTVTLGNQSQWTLENVTIYSFPAPILTLSPPNVSEGTVVSVECKACAGAVVTLQGAPAGPPGPSAQFLLNATSNDDGRIFLCSAALEVAGTVLRKNTTQELRVLYGPRLEESDCPRNWTWQEGSQETLKCEARGNPPPKVVCRRKGGNGSSLPIRKQILVKRQISGTYMCQAMGFQGEVTREVVVNVTYNSNQVVTIILVAAAVTLISVCTAAYLYNRQRKIREYKLQKAREANAMKLNTPP from the exons ATGGCTTCGAGCGCCGCCCGACTCCCGCTGCCCGCCCTCTTCGCCCTGCTCGGGGCTCTGCTCCCAG GGACTGGAGGTGCCCAAACATCAGTAGACCCCCCAGAAGACATCATACCTAGAGGAGGCTCCATGCAGGTGACCTGCAGAGCCTCCTGTGACGGAAATGCTGTCTTGGGTCTGGAGACTCCGTTGACTAAGAAGGAAGTGGCTAATGGGATCAACTGGAAGACCTATGAACTTAGTGACATACAAGAAGACAGCACTCCACTATGCTTCTCAAACTGCAACGGTATCCAGTCGACAGCTTCAGTGACCCTCATTGTGTACT cGTTACCAAAGCGTGTGGAGCTGGCACCCCTGCCCCCCTGGCAGCCCGTAGGTGAAGACCTCACCCTGCGCTGCGAGGTGGAAGGAGGGGCGCCCCGGACCAACCTCTCTGTGTTGCTGCTCCGCGGGGAGGAAGAGCTGAGTCGGCAGCTAGCAGAGGGGGAAACCGCTGAGTTCACGTTGCTGGCCAGCAGAGGCGACCACGGCGCCAACTTCTCTTGCCGCACGGAACTGGACCTTCGGCCCAAAAACCGGGGACTGTTCCAGAACAGTTCAGTCCCCAGGCAGCTCCGAACCTTCG TCCTGCCAAAGACCCACCCACACCTTGTGAGCCCCCGGATCATGGAAGTGGGTACACAGCAGCACGTGAACTGCACCCTGGATGGGCTGTTCCCTGCTTCAGAGGCCCAAGTCCACCTGGTGCTAGAGGACCATAGGCTGGAAACCACAGTTGAGTACAACAAGGACTCTCTCTTGGCTACGGCTTACATCAAAGCGAACACAGAGGAAGAGGGCACCCAGCAGCTGACGTGTACAGTGACTCTGGGAAACCAGAGCCAGTGGACATTGGAGAATGTGACCATCTACA GCTTCCCTGCTCCCATCCTGACCCTGAGCCCGCCTAATGTCTCCGAGGGGACTGTGGTGAGTGTGGAGTGCAAGGCCTGTGCTGGAGCTGTGGTGACGCTGCAAGGGGCCCCAGCTGGGCCTCCAGGCCCAAGTGCCCAATTTCTGCTGAACGCCACTTCCAACGACGACGGGCGCATCTTCTTGTGCTCTGCTGCCCTGGAGGTGGCTGGGACGGTGCTGCGCAAGAACACGACCCAGGAGCTCCGTGTTTTGT ATGGCCCCCGACTAGAAGAGAGTGATTGCCCAAGAAACTGGACATGGCAGGAAGGCTCCCAGGAGACCCTGAAGTGCGAGGCTAGGGGAAACCCACCCCCCAAGGTGGTCTGTCGCCGGAAAGGGGGGAATGGGAGTTCACTTCCCATCAGGAAACAGATACTTGTCAAGCGGCAGATTTCGGGCACCTACATGTGTCAGGCCATGGGCTTTCAGGGTGAAGTCACCCGTGAAGTGGTCGTGAATGTGACCT ACAACTCGAATCAAGTGGTCACCATCATTCTGGTGGCAGCTGCTGTCACTTTGATCTCCGTGTGCACAGCCGCTTACCTTTATAACCGCCAGCGGAAGATCCGGGAATACAAGTTACAGAAGGCCCGGGAGGCAAATGCCATGAAGCTGAACACGCCACCCTGA